One genomic window of Sphingobacterium oryzagri includes the following:
- a CDS encoding ASCH domain-containing protein, with protein sequence MKIKELTLYTDKFTAQKEFFENTLGFIVHQEEHDRFWIQIGWTKFCFQRSQESYAYHYCFLIPGNKLQEALKWVQSKVDIVETADNENVVFFDSWNAHAFYFYDAAGNIAECIVRHDLQLESNSPFSIADFLCVNEIGLGTDDIAKTNQELENQLGTRFWKGDNERFATNGSQEGLFLLPNYRIKEIWFPSDIAIKPNPVAGIVENEGRSYNFQYRNAEVKAKRAYPSLEAYWQDFQHKYPEYKQLEIPPSYHFCDNKKDADECAELVRDSVKQATTHSLFFLEINNEKLPFAGDLAIVTDWDGNPVAVTRTTKVEIVQFKDITPAYAFTEGEGDKSLAYWQEVHWAYYTRELHAYNSTPTVDMELVCEYFETIWRR encoded by the coding sequence ATGAAAATAAAAGAACTTACACTGTATACCGATAAATTTACGGCACAAAAGGAGTTTTTTGAAAATACGCTGGGCTTCATAGTTCATCAGGAAGAGCATGATAGGTTTTGGATACAGATAGGTTGGACAAAGTTTTGCTTCCAGCGTAGTCAGGAATCGTATGCGTACCATTATTGTTTCTTAATTCCAGGCAATAAGTTACAGGAAGCACTGAAATGGGTGCAGTCTAAGGTTGATATTGTTGAAACCGCAGATAATGAAAACGTCGTGTTTTTTGATAGCTGGAATGCACACGCTTTTTATTTTTACGATGCTGCCGGGAATATCGCAGAATGCATCGTTCGCCATGATTTGCAATTGGAATCGAATAGCCCTTTTAGTATTGCAGATTTTCTTTGCGTTAATGAAATCGGGTTGGGTACCGACGATATTGCGAAAACAAATCAAGAACTAGAAAATCAATTAGGGACACGCTTCTGGAAGGGCGATAACGAACGTTTCGCCACCAACGGCTCACAGGAAGGACTGTTTTTACTGCCTAATTATCGAATAAAAGAAATTTGGTTCCCTAGCGATATTGCGATCAAGCCAAATCCCGTTGCGGGAATTGTTGAAAATGAAGGGCGATCGTATAATTTTCAGTACCGAAATGCTGAGGTAAAAGCGAAGCGAGCGTATCCTTCGCTCGAAGCATACTGGCAAGATTTTCAACATAAATATCCGGAATATAAACAGTTGGAAATTCCGCCATCTTACCATTTTTGCGATAATAAAAAAGATGCAGATGAATGCGCCGAGTTAGTACGCGACAGTGTCAAACAGGCTACGACACATTCCTTGTTTTTTTTGGAAATAAATAACGAGAAACTGCCCTTCGCAGGAGATTTGGCAATAGTAACCGATTGGGATGGAAATCCAGTCGCGGTAACCAGAACTACCAAAGTAGAAATTGTTCAATTTAAAGATATTACACCGGCATATGCTTTTACGGAAGGTGAAGGAGACAAAAGCTTAGCTTATTGGCAAGAAGTGCATTGGGCGTATTATACGCGCGAATTGCACGCTTATAATTCGACGCCTACAGTTGATATGGAGCTTGTTTGCGAATATTTCGAAACGATTTGGCGGCGGTGA
- a CDS encoding nucleoside deaminase, protein MQTHEEYMQKAISLSANNLHTLVGGPFGCVIVKNGEILSAEANSVIRDCDPTAHAEINAIRKAAVKIGTPDLSDCVLYSSAEPCPMCLSAIYWSNIKQVYYGNSKRDAAWAGFGDAFIAEQLKKKTDDQAIVFERICAEDAFSVFEKWQAARSEIKTKIDELSK, encoded by the coding sequence ATGCAAACACATGAAGAATACATGCAAAAAGCCATTTCGCTTTCAGCCAACAACCTGCATACGCTGGTAGGAGGGCCATTTGGATGCGTTATCGTGAAAAACGGAGAAATATTAAGCGCGGAGGCCAACAGCGTGATCCGCGATTGTGATCCAACGGCACATGCCGAAATCAATGCCATACGTAAAGCGGCTGTAAAAATCGGCACGCCAGATCTTAGCGACTGTGTGCTCTACAGCAGTGCCGAACCATGTCCGATGTGTCTCAGTGCAATTTATTGGTCTAATATCAAGCAGGTTTATTACGGCAACAGCAAGCGTGATGCGGCGTGGGCAGGCTTCGGTGATGCGTTTATTGCTGAACAGCTGAAAAAGAAAACCGATGACCAGGCTATCGTTTTCGAGCGTATATGTGCTGAAGATGCCTTCAGCGTGTTTGAAAAATGGCAAGCAGCGCGTTCCGAAATCAAAACGAAGATCGACGAATTATCAAAATAA
- a CDS encoding SDR family oxidoreductase: MQHITNKVAYITGGTKGIGFGIAKVLLEHGVKVAISGRNPADLARAKAELGTDNVLAIQSDVIHFDDEVKAVEEIAATFGQLDVVIANAGVGRFAPVDELSLEDWNTMIGTNLTGVFHTMKASLDQLKKNKGYYISIASLAGTNFFAGGAGYNASKFGVVGFTQAAMLDLRNHDIKCTTIMPGSVTSNFNDHVPSDADGWKIQPADIGEMIVNLLQMNPNVLPSKIEVRPTKTS; this comes from the coding sequence ATGCAGCATATAACAAACAAAGTAGCATACATCACCGGCGGAACAAAAGGTATCGGCTTTGGTATTGCCAAAGTATTGCTGGAGCACGGCGTAAAAGTGGCGATATCCGGTCGAAATCCAGCCGATTTAGCGCGTGCTAAAGCTGAACTTGGAACCGATAATGTATTGGCTATACAGTCTGATGTGATCCATTTTGACGATGAAGTGAAAGCCGTCGAAGAAATTGCCGCAACTTTCGGCCAGCTTGACGTGGTTATTGCCAATGCGGGCGTTGGTCGCTTTGCACCAGTAGATGAGCTATCGCTCGAAGATTGGAATACCATGATCGGCACAAACTTAACCGGCGTGTTTCATACGATGAAAGCGTCGCTTGATCAGCTAAAGAAAAACAAGGGCTATTATATTTCCATTGCTTCGTTAGCCGGAACCAACTTTTTCGCTGGAGGTGCCGGATACAATGCCTCCAAATTTGGCGTTGTGGGATTCACACAAGCTGCTATGCTTGATCTGCGCAACCATGATATCAAATGCACAACCATCATGCCTGGATCGGTGACGTCAAATTTCAACGATCATGTGCCGAGTGATGCCGATGGATGGAAGATTCAGCCAGCAGATATTGGCGAAATGATCGTCAATCTATTGCAAATGAACCCCAATGTATTGCCAAGTAAAATTGAAGTTAGACCGACTAAAACAAGTTAA
- a CDS encoding exo-beta-N-acetylmuramidase NamZ family protein, whose product MHIRKTYFAILLFLIVSTSAMAQIVPGAERINAYLERLKDKRVGMVVNPTSRIGERSTVDSLIALGVNIVKVFGPEHGFRGDVGAGVKVKDAVDPITGVKIVSLYGKTKKPTKEMLADIDLIIFDIQDIGVRYFTYVATMHRVMEACAENGKTLLILDRPNPNGYFVDGPLLDMAYQSDIGMHPVPVTHGMTVGEYARMINGEGWLTNGMKCELEIVQVANYRHDMEYRPPVDMSPNINTYPAILLYPSTCLFEGTVLSEGRGTFFPFTVIGAPEFKGIYAFSFTPESIKNKSATPIHLGKKCYGLDLRNVDLRQIRNAKAINLSWLIETYNKYPNKKIFFDHKQSKEIVEFDKLAGGPVLKQQIIAGMSEAEIRQTWKPGLEQYKLIRNKYLLYP is encoded by the coding sequence ATGCATATTCGAAAAACGTATTTCGCTATTTTACTTTTTCTAATTGTTTCTACTTCTGCGATGGCTCAGATTGTGCCGGGTGCGGAACGAATAAACGCCTATCTGGAACGCTTAAAAGACAAAAGGGTAGGAATGGTCGTGAATCCGACTTCACGTATCGGTGAACGATCAACGGTAGATAGTCTCATCGCGCTGGGCGTCAATATTGTTAAAGTCTTCGGTCCAGAACACGGCTTCCGTGGCGATGTCGGAGCGGGTGTTAAAGTAAAAGATGCCGTTGATCCGATAACGGGCGTTAAAATTGTCTCACTCTACGGAAAAACAAAGAAGCCGACGAAAGAAATGCTAGCCGATATTGACCTGATTATTTTCGATATACAGGATATCGGCGTTCGTTATTTTACGTATGTGGCGACGATGCACCGGGTGATGGAGGCCTGTGCAGAAAATGGAAAAACACTGCTTATTCTGGATCGACCTAATCCAAACGGCTATTTTGTCGACGGCCCCCTATTAGATATGGCTTATCAATCCGATATTGGTATGCATCCTGTGCCCGTTACGCATGGTATGACTGTAGGCGAATATGCGCGCATGATTAACGGCGAAGGCTGGCTGACCAACGGCATGAAATGCGAACTCGAGATTGTCCAGGTGGCGAACTATAGACACGATATGGAGTACAGGCCACCGGTCGACATGTCGCCAAACATTAATACGTATCCAGCCATTTTGCTTTATCCATCAACTTGCTTATTCGAAGGAACAGTATTAAGCGAGGGGCGTGGCACGTTTTTTCCTTTCACCGTGATTGGCGCTCCTGAATTTAAGGGTATTTATGCTTTCTCGTTCACCCCTGAAAGTATTAAAAACAAAAGCGCTACGCCGATTCATCTAGGGAAGAAATGCTACGGCTTAGATTTAAGAAACGTGGATCTCCGGCAGATTCGGAATGCTAAGGCTATCAACTTGTCATGGCTGATAGAGACCTACAACAAGTATCCCAATAAAAAGATATTTTTTGATCATAAACAGAGCAAAGAGATCGTAGAATTTGATAAGTTGGCGGGCGGACCGGTATTAAAGCAACAAATAATAGCCGGGATGAGCGAAGCAGAAATACGTCAAACCTGGAAGCCGGGGCTTGAGCAATACAAATTGATTCGTAACAAATATTTGTTGTACCCGTAA
- a CDS encoding GNAT family N-acetyltransferase translates to MTITISENNQLTLNQVIPLYVANAWSAAHKPEQLLAALLHSHKLITAWDGDKLVGLGNAISDGHLVVYYPHLLVLPSYQGKGIGKLIMDRLQETYQNFHMQMLTADADAIEFYLKMGFEKAGQTQPMWIYAGGEH, encoded by the coding sequence ATGACCATCACTATTTCGGAGAACAACCAATTGACGTTAAATCAAGTTATTCCACTATACGTAGCGAATGCCTGGTCGGCCGCACATAAGCCAGAACAACTGCTTGCTGCCCTGCTGCATTCTCATAAGCTGATTACGGCGTGGGACGGCGATAAGCTCGTCGGACTGGGAAATGCTATATCCGACGGTCATTTGGTGGTCTATTACCCGCATCTTTTAGTTTTGCCAAGTTACCAGGGCAAAGGAATCGGTAAACTCATTATGGATCGCTTGCAGGAGACTTACCAGAACTTCCACATGCAAATGCTTACCGCGGATGCCGATGCAATCGAGTTTTATCTCAAAATGGGCTTTGAGAAAGCAGGACAAACACAACCAATGTGGATTTATGCTGGTGGCGAACATTAA
- a CDS encoding mechanosensitive ion channel domain-containing protein: protein MIALKRNNLGCRRIVQFLIWTALAIPQLVLAQIQDSIDQQNTIVQLEERKEQVKAWSTLVNRVSGQVDSTKRLISWSRSGLQPAQLDSALQFLSIKKKDIISLSETIKAARTVWLAEQRVPASLDSNMLDDATSTDSVRRAFAGTRDTLDRLENSLKRLLSDVSYLEESASRQHEEVASSAVDSAIAEVIPVPRKVIKTVRANMGRDGSSTNFFDYQAWSSRIFLILISLLYFYWMYRLGRETDQRDEKLPLHRNDPIWIPILKSIIFFLILLPFVSFSVPVLILELSYFLVFIFLYIILFKDLSPFKRTTLHFVFLYYVLLIFSNLLLSEWWWTRLFAILANAGGIALVFIMGRRTDVDNPVGYMHRYARIIIMLGHLLAIVLNALDYLALSRMWSLATGIGFLQAMSLRAFRDMILHDLAKQYERAKAEAVFRRFDLKRMLASVDRLIRFICAALIAIVLVNNLHITREAGSFLEKLLTADHKVGSITFTYGDLLLAIAVVWIANWFQKNLKNLVNDPANDELQARKMTLFPLFRLLIFVVGFLLGISILGLGMDKLTVIIGALSVGIGLGMQNIINNFVSGIILVFEKPFKIGDYVELADKKGQVMQIGIRSSTLLTDQGARVIIPNGDLLSGRLVNWTFSDSDIRVNMQLTVENKGHIDEIKKLVEDKLRTFDEVDFGIPVKVLTKDVTADNYILSMQVGIKHVRFIERFRSQFLEALKEELDSREIKVASS from the coding sequence ATGATAGCCCTTAAACGTAATAATTTAGGATGTAGGCGAATCGTTCAGTTCCTGATATGGACTGCTTTGGCGATTCCGCAATTGGTCTTGGCACAAATTCAAGATTCTATAGATCAACAAAACACCATCGTGCAATTGGAAGAGCGAAAAGAGCAGGTAAAAGCTTGGTCGACGCTCGTAAACCGTGTGTCGGGACAGGTGGACAGTACCAAACGGTTAATTTCCTGGAGTCGATCCGGGCTGCAGCCCGCACAATTGGACAGCGCCTTGCAATTTTTGTCGATCAAGAAAAAAGACATCATCAGCTTGAGTGAAACAATCAAGGCCGCGCGCACCGTTTGGCTTGCTGAACAGCGTGTACCCGCCAGCTTAGATAGCAATATGCTCGATGATGCAACCAGCACTGATTCGGTAAGACGAGCATTTGCCGGTACGAGAGATACGTTAGATCGCTTGGAAAATAGTTTAAAACGTTTACTGTCCGACGTGTCCTATTTAGAAGAGTCTGCCAGCAGACAGCATGAGGAGGTGGCATCCTCTGCGGTGGATTCAGCCATCGCAGAGGTTATTCCTGTGCCGCGCAAAGTTATTAAGACCGTGCGGGCAAATATGGGAAGAGACGGCTCATCAACAAACTTTTTTGACTATCAGGCATGGAGCAGCCGTATTTTTCTTATCCTGATCAGTCTCCTGTATTTCTATTGGATGTATCGCCTTGGCCGTGAAACTGATCAGCGCGATGAAAAATTGCCGCTGCACCGCAATGACCCGATTTGGATACCCATATTAAAGTCTATTATATTCTTTCTTATTTTGTTGCCGTTTGTCAGCTTTTCGGTGCCGGTGCTGATATTGGAGTTAAGCTATTTTCTGGTTTTTATTTTCCTGTACATCATCCTGTTTAAAGACCTTAGCCCATTCAAGCGAACGACGCTACATTTTGTTTTTCTGTACTACGTTTTGCTTATTTTTTCCAATCTGCTGCTTTCCGAATGGTGGTGGACCCGTCTTTTTGCCATCTTAGCTAACGCGGGCGGGATCGCATTGGTTTTTATTATGGGACGGCGGACGGATGTTGACAATCCTGTCGGCTACATGCATCGCTATGCCCGCATTATTATTATGCTGGGACATTTATTGGCCATTGTGCTTAACGCCCTTGATTACCTGGCATTGTCCCGAATGTGGAGCTTGGCCACAGGAATCGGCTTTTTGCAAGCGATGTCGCTTCGCGCCTTTCGCGATATGATCTTACACGATTTAGCGAAGCAATACGAGCGAGCGAAGGCAGAGGCCGTTTTCAGACGATTCGACCTGAAAAGGATGCTAGCCAGCGTCGATCGTTTAATCCGTTTTATCTGTGCAGCGCTGATCGCGATCGTTTTGGTTAATAACCTGCACATTACGCGCGAAGCGGGCTCTTTTTTAGAAAAGCTTTTGACAGCAGATCATAAAGTAGGAAGCATTACGTTCACCTACGGAGACTTGTTATTGGCCATCGCTGTAGTATGGATAGCCAATTGGTTTCAAAAAAACCTTAAAAACCTCGTGAATGATCCCGCAAATGACGAACTACAAGCTCGTAAAATGACGTTGTTTCCGTTGTTTAGGCTGTTAATATTTGTAGTTGGCTTTCTCTTGGGCATCAGCATACTGGGTTTGGGCATGGATAAACTAACGGTAATTATTGGTGCGCTCAGCGTGGGGATCGGTCTGGGGATGCAAAACATCATCAACAATTTCGTGTCTGGTATTATTCTGGTCTTTGAAAAACCCTTTAAAATCGGTGATTATGTCGAACTTGCGGATAAGAAGGGACAGGTGATGCAGATTGGCATCCGTTCGAGCACCTTGCTGACTGATCAAGGCGCGCGTGTCATTATCCCAAACGGCGATCTTCTTTCCGGGCGTCTAGTCAACTGGACATTTTCTGACTCCGATATACGCGTGAATATGCAGTTAACGGTGGAGAACAAAGGTCATATTGATGAGATTAAAAAGCTGGTAGAGGATAAATTACGCACGTTCGATGAGGTCGATTTCGGTATTCCGGTAAAAGTATTGACAAAAGATGTTACGGCAGATAATTATATCCTATCAATGCAAGTAGGCATCAAGCATGTGCGGTTTATCGAGCGGTTCAGAAGTCAGTTTCTGGAAGCGCTAAAAGAAGAGCTTGACAGCCGGGAAATCAAGGTGGCTTCCAGCTAG
- a CDS encoding SDR family NAD(P)-dependent oxidoreductase — translation MRTTLVLGAASGIGKGLADEMHNIGFVVIRADLAFPKESHQKLTRYVDATDEESIAALTHFFAENYGALDCLVITIGAIDEGRVADYKVQELSWMIDINLLSVYRFVQNFIPFLRLSTKPRILLTGSAAGLGAFESTNNLMPYIISKHALIGYFKALRDELSFAGFQVSLFLPNRIKGELSKNSAEMRRRFFNQSHPSIKGMQPPSLQLVAPEKIAKEVVEKFLAGKSYISNNPSLIVDKLQSELSEIKKELLDE, via the coding sequence ATGAGAACAACATTAGTTTTAGGTGCCGCAAGTGGTATTGGCAAAGGGTTAGCAGATGAAATGCATAATATCGGTTTTGTGGTAATACGTGCTGACCTTGCCTTTCCTAAAGAAAGCCACCAAAAGTTGACCAGATATGTAGATGCGACAGATGAAGAGTCAATCGCAGCGCTAACACATTTTTTTGCAGAAAATTATGGTGCGCTGGATTGTTTGGTAATAACCATCGGTGCGATTGATGAAGGTAGAGTAGCTGATTATAAAGTACAGGAATTGTCCTGGATGATCGATATCAATCTTTTATCAGTGTATCGTTTTGTGCAAAACTTCATCCCATTCTTAAGACTAAGTACAAAGCCCAGGATTTTGTTAACAGGATCAGCTGCAGGATTAGGCGCGTTCGAATCCACCAATAATTTGATGCCGTATATCATTAGCAAACACGCACTGATAGGATATTTTAAGGCGCTCCGCGATGAATTATCATTTGCGGGTTTTCAGGTTAGCCTTTTTCTTCCAAATCGTATAAAAGGGGAGTTAAGTAAAAATTCCGCTGAAATGCGTCGGCGATTTTTCAACCAATCACATCCGTCGATTAAAGGCATGCAGCCGCCGAGTTTGCAGCTGGTAGCACCTGAGAAAATAGCTAAAGAAGTAGTCGAAAAATTTTTAGCGGGTAAGTCCTACATTTCCAATAATCCAAGCCTGATAGTGGATAAGCTTCAAAGCGAACTATCAGAAATAAAGAAGGAGCTTTTAGATGAATAG
- a CDS encoding VOC family protein, producing MSNFKPEDYNAVSPYLLMLDAHKLIDFVERVFGGRIKRRVDRPDGKILHAEVKLYDSIIMFAEATADYPPVPVLLHVYVANVDAIYNKALEYGCEGLEEPQRKDGQLDRRGMFKDFAGNKWSIATQQQTE from the coding sequence ATGAGCAATTTTAAACCGGAAGATTACAATGCTGTTTCGCCATATCTGCTGATGCTTGATGCGCATAAGCTAATCGATTTCGTCGAGCGTGTTTTCGGCGGACGCATAAAGCGCCGCGTGGATCGGCCAGACGGCAAGATTTTACATGCGGAGGTTAAATTGTACGATTCCATCATCATGTTTGCCGAAGCAACGGCAGATTATCCACCTGTGCCTGTGCTTTTACATGTGTATGTAGCAAACGTGGATGCCATTTATAACAAAGCTCTAGAATATGGTTGCGAAGGTTTGGAAGAACCCCAGCGAAAAGACGGTCAATTAGATCGGCGCGGCATGTTTAAAGACTTTGCCGGAAATAAGTGGTCTATTGCCACGCAACAGCAAACCGAATAA
- a CDS encoding SDR family oxidoreductase has protein sequence MNSKIVLITGTNSGFGWLTVHSVAAMGHRVYAAMRDTKGKNAEKASALSKLDNVTVLDVAISQDESVKQAVDQVIAAEGRIDVIVNNAGFSINGVAESFTTTDVQSLFDINVIAPWRLIKQVLPTMRQQQDGLIINVTSGFGRFSFPFAVMYGASKFGLEGLSEGLHYELKPLGIDVAIVEPGAFPTEMQQKHNLASDLSVLEGYQAIAAIPNNMFAALGQLMQEVKPDPQDVANAIVQLIESEQGKRPLRTVVDPITGKFVEETNRAVAAQYAQGLQLFGMGELLD, from the coding sequence ATGAATAGCAAAATCGTTTTGATTACAGGAACAAATAGTGGGTTTGGTTGGCTCACGGTGCATAGTGTGGCCGCTATGGGGCATCGCGTATACGCGGCTATGCGCGATACAAAGGGTAAGAATGCCGAAAAGGCCAGTGCATTGTCCAAACTGGATAACGTGACCGTGCTGGATGTTGCGATCAGCCAGGATGAAAGTGTGAAACAAGCCGTTGATCAGGTGATTGCTGCCGAAGGCAGGATTGATGTGATCGTCAACAATGCGGGCTTTTCTATAAATGGTGTAGCCGAGAGTTTTACCACGACCGATGTACAGTCGCTATTTGATATCAATGTCATTGCGCCCTGGCGACTGATTAAGCAAGTCCTACCGACGATGCGCCAACAGCAGGACGGCCTGATTATCAACGTTACGAGTGGTTTTGGGCGGTTTTCGTTTCCATTCGCCGTCATGTACGGCGCTTCGAAGTTTGGATTAGAAGGTTTGAGCGAAGGTCTACACTATGAGCTAAAGCCCTTGGGCATTGATGTTGCAATCGTCGAGCCCGGCGCTTTTCCGACGGAAATGCAGCAAAAACACAACCTCGCTTCTGATCTGTCTGTGCTGGAAGGCTATCAGGCCATTGCAGCTATTCCAAACAACATGTTTGCCGCCTTAGGCCAACTGATGCAGGAAGTCAAGCCCGATCCGCAGGACGTGGCCAATGCCATCGTGCAATTGATTGAAAGTGAGCAAGGCAAAAGACCGTTGCGCACGGTGGTCGATCCGATTACGGGCAAGTTTGTTGAAGAAACAAATCGTGCTGTGGCCGCCCAATATGCGCAGGGCCTCCAGTTGTTTGGCATGGGCGAGCTATTGGACTAA
- a CDS encoding NAD-dependent succinate-semialdehyde dehydrogenase → MANSSFKTINPSNEETVEHYEVHNTADVIGRIEAADNAFHRHWKNLTVTERVPYLSRAAELMEERKHDLAKLAAKEMGKPVKQGESEVDYCIAILRYYAKYAEKYLADRPIDEVEHGKAWVSYEPTGVILSIQPWNFPFSQLVRLAAPNLVAGNALLVKPAKSTYGCGLAIQQIFDDAGLPEHLYSTFAFDNKNIEELIADKRIKGVALTGSDGAGAQVAAIAGKYVKKTVMELGGSDPFLVLENADINKAVKGAVLGRFANSGQVCTSSKRLIVVDAIHDEFVSKLKAAMADINVGDPLDADVDMGPMSSETQMDKVLEQIKRSTARGATLEIGGKRIDRKGFFIEPTLLTEVRKGQPAYDDEIFGPVAAVIRVKDTEEAIAVANDSPYGLGGTIFSEDMEEAKKVARSIETGMVFINRPTTSSPALPFGGVKQSGYGKELSWIALTEFVNEKLIRVTDVDAAY, encoded by the coding sequence ATGGCAAATTCATCATTCAAGACGATAAATCCTTCTAATGAGGAAACAGTGGAACACTATGAAGTACATAACACAGCGGACGTTATCGGGCGTATAGAGGCCGCAGATAACGCGTTTCATCGCCACTGGAAAAATTTAACGGTTACCGAACGCGTGCCTTATCTGTCGCGTGCAGCAGAGCTGATGGAAGAACGGAAGCACGATTTGGCGAAGCTGGCCGCGAAGGAGATGGGCAAGCCCGTAAAACAAGGCGAAAGCGAGGTGGATTATTGTATCGCTATTCTTCGTTATTATGCAAAATATGCAGAGAAGTATCTGGCAGACCGCCCCATCGACGAAGTAGAACATGGTAAAGCATGGGTTTCTTATGAGCCTACCGGCGTTATTCTTTCCATCCAGCCTTGGAATTTTCCATTCTCACAATTGGTGAGGTTAGCTGCGCCAAACTTGGTGGCAGGCAACGCGCTGCTGGTGAAGCCTGCGAAATCAACATATGGCTGTGGTTTGGCTATTCAGCAAATTTTTGATGATGCCGGACTTCCGGAACACCTCTACAGCACATTTGCGTTTGACAATAAAAATATAGAAGAGCTTATCGCCGATAAGCGCATAAAAGGTGTAGCGCTCACGGGCAGCGATGGCGCCGGCGCCCAGGTGGCGGCTATCGCGGGTAAGTATGTCAAGAAAACAGTGATGGAACTCGGCGGTTCAGATCCTTTTTTGGTGCTGGAAAATGCCGATATTAATAAGGCCGTGAAAGGCGCAGTACTTGGCCGTTTTGCCAATTCGGGTCAGGTATGTACATCTTCAAAACGCCTGATTGTTGTCGATGCGATCCACGACGAGTTTGTTTCCAAATTAAAGGCCGCGATGGCGGATATTAACGTTGGCGATCCTTTGGATGCGGATGTCGATATGGGGCCGATGAGCTCGGAAACACAAATGGATAAGGTGCTGGAGCAGATCAAGCGTAGCACCGCTAGGGGCGCGACGTTGGAAATCGGCGGCAAGCGCATAGATAGAAAAGGATTTTTTATCGAGCCCACGTTGCTGACGGAGGTCCGTAAAGGGCAGCCCGCTTATGACGACGAAATATTTGGCCCGGTGGCGGCAGTGATCCGCGTAAAAGACACGGAAGAAGCAATCGCTGTGGCCAACGACTCGCCGTATGGATTGGGCGGCACGATCTTCAGCGAAGATATGGAAGAAGCCAAAAAAGTGGCGCGAAGCATCGAAACCGGGATGGTTTTTATCAATCGACCTACGACTTCATCACCAGCTTTGCCCTTCGGCGGGGTTAAGCAGTCGGGTTACGGCAAAGAGCTGTCGTGGATAGCACTAACGGAATTTGTTAATGAAAAACTAATTCGTGTTACAGATGTAGATGCCGCTTATTAA
- a CDS encoding alpha/beta hydrolase, whose protein sequence is MKCFKYLLLLKVIVIGSHASAQNIYSKAYGNKSNPHVIFIHGGPRGNSTLFEGTTAQTLADKGFYVIVYDRLGEGRSADPNAKLTYEEAFEDLNTLITQYNLGKVNLIGHSFGGLVSTLYSKAYPEKVSNLILLGALFAQQESYLHILDSCMTKAVEINDLAVQEDISMVRSLDTNSADFRKRTYEIASSFGFFKMPKPTPAAKKLQEEYSQSIFAETNIRNDEAPILFYANETRLNIDTKRDLKDIKDQGVLISAIYGMQDGIFSSKQLQDMRNIVDDANFYAIDNCSHYPFVDQQKIMIDILKRVLR, encoded by the coding sequence ATGAAATGCTTCAAATACTTGCTGTTATTAAAAGTAATCGTTATAGGTTCACATGCATCGGCTCAAAATATCTATTCCAAAGCTTACGGAAATAAAAGTAATCCGCATGTAATATTTATACACGGTGGTCCCAGAGGAAATTCGACATTATTTGAGGGCACTACTGCACAAACACTTGCGGATAAAGGTTTTTACGTCATCGTATACGATCGTCTTGGCGAAGGTCGATCTGCTGATCCCAATGCAAAGCTAACTTATGAAGAAGCTTTTGAGGATCTAAATACGTTGATTACGCAATATAATCTAGGAAAGGTAAATCTTATTGGGCATAGCTTCGGCGGGCTTGTATCTACGTTGTACAGCAAAGCATATCCAGAAAAAGTTTCGAATTTAATTTTACTAGGCGCATTATTCGCACAGCAGGAGAGCTACCTTCATATCCTTGATAGTTGTATGACCAAAGCAGTAGAAATAAACGACTTAGCTGTGCAAGAAGACATAAGCATGGTTCGCTCCCTTGATACAAATAGTGCAGACTTTCGTAAACGGACGTATGAAATAGCTTCTAGTTTTGGTTTTTTCAAAATGCCCAAACCTACACCTGCGGCCAAAAAGTTGCAAGAGGAATACTCGCAAAGTATTTTTGCTGAGACAAATATTCGTAATGATGAGGCTCCAATCTTGTTTTATGCTAATGAAACACGACTAAATATCGACACAAAGCGCGATTTGAAAGATATAAAAGATCAAGGTGTTTTAATTTCGGCGATATACGGCATGCAGGATGGAATATTTTCTTCCAAACAATTGCAAGACATGCGCAACATCGTAGATGATGCTAATTTTTACGCTATCGATAACTGTTCACATTATCCCTTTGTCGATCAACAAAAAATCATGATCGATATACTTAAGCGTGTTCTAAGGTAA